In Dyadobacter sp. CECT 9275, the following proteins share a genomic window:
- a CDS encoding TolC family protein, which translates to MKFSFHWASLLMVLLSGTLHAQEYNLDQLVELALKNSFEIQSATLDEKKTSAKIDEVKARLLPSFNISGDYKGYFKIPGQVVPASTFGGPEGSYTTLALGLPYNLSTSAQVSQTLFNPSVRFALKAANLSRDLTALSTVKTKEDIAYNVAYAYYNLVMLKQQIAFLDTNLVSQDRLYKISNLLYQNQMAQGIDKDRILINKTATETQLASVRDSYNQIANLLKLYTGLPQSDTIRIVVTVSNDMLNPGKTVYEPLRRTEVKLLERQKDLNELDGRNIKAGFIPTVSAYGVANLAYYGKGGENSVLKAVPGYWAGLQLNWNVFDGFARKAKATQNRIDTEKLNVQIRQLEETFQMEEANAQSKFTVEQKNIRSKSDQVRLAERVYKQTQLQFKEGTVSLTDVIQAENTLNEAQTNYLTSLVQLLQAELDWKKATGALLEK; encoded by the coding sequence ATGAAATTTTCATTTCATTGGGCAAGCCTGTTGATGGTATTGCTTTCAGGGACACTCCATGCCCAAGAGTACAATCTTGACCAGTTGGTGGAGCTGGCACTTAAAAATAGTTTCGAGATCCAGTCGGCGACACTGGATGAAAAAAAGACCAGTGCCAAAATAGACGAGGTGAAAGCCCGCCTGCTGCCCAGCTTTAACATATCTGGCGACTACAAGGGCTATTTTAAAATTCCCGGACAGGTAGTTCCGGCCAGTACTTTCGGGGGTCCGGAAGGATCCTATACGACACTGGCGCTGGGACTTCCCTATAATCTTTCCACATCTGCCCAGGTATCACAGACGCTCTTCAATCCATCCGTCCGTTTTGCACTGAAAGCCGCTAACCTGAGCCGAGACCTGACGGCGCTTAGTACTGTAAAAACAAAGGAAGACATTGCTTACAACGTTGCCTACGCCTACTATAACCTGGTTATGCTGAAACAGCAGATAGCATTTCTGGACACCAATCTTGTGTCTCAGGACCGGCTTTATAAGATATCCAACCTGCTCTATCAAAATCAGATGGCCCAGGGAATAGACAAAGACAGGATTTTGATCAATAAAACCGCTACGGAAACACAGCTCGCATCGGTACGAGATTCTTACAACCAGATTGCCAACCTGCTGAAACTCTATACGGGCCTGCCCCAATCCGACACCATACGTATAGTAGTAACAGTTAGCAATGACATGCTTAATCCCGGCAAAACAGTATACGAGCCGTTGAGAAGAACCGAAGTGAAATTACTGGAAAGGCAGAAAGACCTCAACGAACTCGACGGGCGCAATATCAAAGCCGGTTTTATACCCACCGTCAGCGCTTATGGAGTAGCCAACCTGGCATACTATGGCAAAGGCGGAGAAAATTCGGTATTAAAGGCAGTACCCGGATACTGGGCCGGTTTGCAGCTGAACTGGAATGTGTTTGATGGTTTTGCAAGAAAAGCTAAAGCGACGCAGAATAGAATTGATACTGAGAAGCTTAATGTCCAAATCAGACAACTAGAGGAAACCTTTCAGATGGAAGAGGCCAATGCCCAAAGCAAATTTACTGTTGAACAAAAAAATATCCGTTCCAAAAGCGATCAGGTACGGCTGGCAGAAAGGGTTTACAAACAAACACAGTTACAGTTTAAAGAAGGTACCGTTTCCCTGACCGACGTAATCCAGGCGGAGAATACTTTGAATGAAGCACAAACCAATTACCTGACCTCACTGGTGCAGCTTCTGCAGGCAGAGCTTGACTGGAAAAAAGCAACCGGTGCACTCCTCGAAAAATAA
- a CDS encoding metallophosphoesterase family protein: MKTIVKYLLLHVLKHPAFARNSFFILALFLGSCNAFEFSPNQTSDRNSPVNLNEKNIAKLGRNADDTVTIAFTGDSQRFYAHIDRFVKKANTLPEIDFILLAGDISDFGLLQEFEWVNSRLAKLSKPYIGVIGNHDLVANGEVVFEKMFGPLNLSFVYDSIRFVTHNTNSLEYKFRKVPDMNWLGNALKPAANVKHIVTVSHVPPFSPDEFNTDLEGPYTRLLSQTPNLLVSLHGHVHEHRDFYPYDDHVRYITSYAYEQDAFVLLKIVDGKVLKSIIDY; the protein is encoded by the coding sequence GTGAAAACGATTGTAAAATATCTGCTGTTGCACGTATTAAAGCACCCTGCTTTTGCGCGCAACAGTTTTTTTATCCTGGCCTTGTTTCTAGGGAGCTGCAACGCTTTTGAATTTAGCCCTAACCAGACCAGCGACCGGAACTCTCCCGTTAATCTCAACGAAAAGAACATTGCCAAACTAGGCCGGAATGCCGATGATACCGTGACCATCGCCTTCACCGGAGATTCCCAGCGATTTTATGCTCACATCGACCGTTTTGTAAAAAAGGCCAATACCCTGCCGGAAATAGATTTCATTTTACTGGCGGGAGACATTTCCGATTTTGGGCTTCTGCAGGAATTTGAGTGGGTTAACAGCCGCCTGGCAAAACTCAGCAAACCATACATCGGCGTAATCGGCAACCATGATCTGGTGGCCAATGGAGAAGTCGTTTTCGAGAAAATGTTCGGGCCACTGAATCTTTCATTTGTTTATGACAGCATCCGGTTTGTGACCCACAATACCAACAGCCTCGAGTACAAGTTCAGGAAGGTACCGGATATGAACTGGCTGGGCAATGCACTGAAACCTGCCGCCAACGTGAAACATATCGTCACGGTTTCGCACGTACCGCCCTTTAGCCCAGACGAATTCAACACTGACCTTGAAGGCCCTTACACCCGGCTTTTGAGCCAGACACCGAATTTGCTTGTATCACTTCACGGCCATGTGCATGAGCACAGAGATTTTTACCCCTATGATGACCATGTTCGTTACATCACCAGTTATGCGTACGAACAGGATGCTTTTGTCCTGCTGAAAATAGTGGATGGCAAGGTATTGAAGAGCATCATCGATTATTGA
- a CDS encoding efflux RND transporter permease subunit, protein MNFIETIIKRPSMIIVLFAVLIIGGLFSYTQLSYVLLPEFSVGTITVTTVYPGAASSEVETEVTKRIEDAVSGLDNIDNVKSQSHEGASVVIIQFKPGTDIDLAMEDAQRDINNMVSDLPEDATTPSLTKISPSDQPIMQLLATSTLPTEVFYQQVEDKYLPILQQIPGVAEINMVGGDKREIRVNVNDDKLNYYGLSILDVTMAINQANMDFPTGKVKNTSENMTLRLAGKFRSMDDIRELVVATPKTAGGISGSPVRVKDVATVTDGLSESESISRYNGENGIGLFIKKQTDANAVEISRLVKLKLETIEKANAKDKVNFAIAYDSSIFTLESVDAVTHDLFIAILLVGAVMLLFLHSFRNAFIVMVSVPASLISAFLFMYVMGYTLNLMTLLALSLVIGILVDDSIVVLENIQRHLEMGKNRWQATLDGMSEIGFAAVAITLVIVVVFVPITFVNSVIGDLLRQFSLTVAFATMVSLVASFTLTPWMTSRLAKLEHLNPKNPFQAFLLWFEKMLNNLTKWYHGSLEWVLTHKLAFTGILAAIFVATGFVMSLGIIGQQFVAQGDQGKFLLTMKLDKSASLQHNNLTARSIEDYLRRKPEVKTIFANVGGASTGLNSSGQGQTNRTELTVELLPAENRPNHLPTEQYMIALRKELEKKFVAIEFNSAVVGIVNSGTSPIEIFLAGDNLEKLLEAAQDLGNRISKTPGANDVNVSVEAGNPEVEVNIDREKMAKLGLSIQTVGATLQNAFAGNDDSKFRDGSEDYDIRIMLDAFDRKDPEDVKSINFFSPAANRSVRLSEFADVSLSTGPSMLERKDRRSSVTVTANTLGIGSGTLTAQIQADLVKNPLPDGIEISWGGDAKNQSDGFGSLGIAMLAALILVYFIMVLLYDSFVYPFVVLFSIPVAVIGALLALALSSSDIGIFSMLGMLMLIGLVVKNAILIVDFANQQKALGMHYRKAILYAGEERLRPILMTTIAMVIGMIPIATATGAGAEWKNSLAWVLIGGLSSSMVLTIYLVPMVYYLVDKLGEKWRSFRTRPAQVQEAVVVEEI, encoded by the coding sequence ATGAATTTTATAGAAACCATCATCAAACGTCCTTCCATGATCATCGTACTCTTTGCAGTACTGATCATCGGTGGTTTGTTTTCCTACACCCAGCTGAGTTACGTATTGCTGCCCGAATTTTCGGTAGGAACCATCACGGTCACCACGGTGTATCCCGGGGCAGCTTCCTCAGAGGTGGAAACAGAAGTGACCAAGCGGATTGAAGACGCAGTGTCGGGCCTGGACAATATCGACAACGTGAAGTCCCAGTCTCACGAGGGGGCCTCAGTAGTTATTATCCAGTTCAAGCCTGGCACCGACATTGACCTGGCCATGGAGGATGCACAGCGCGATATCAACAACATGGTGAGCGACCTCCCGGAGGATGCCACCACACCTTCACTGACAAAAATATCTCCGAGCGATCAGCCGATCATGCAGTTACTGGCCACGTCCACCTTACCGACTGAAGTTTTTTACCAGCAGGTGGAGGATAAGTATTTACCCATTTTGCAACAAATACCCGGCGTTGCGGAAATCAACATGGTGGGTGGCGACAAGCGGGAAATCAGGGTCAACGTCAATGACGACAAACTTAATTATTATGGCCTGTCTATTCTTGACGTGACCATGGCCATCAATCAGGCTAATATGGATTTCCCGACCGGAAAAGTAAAAAACACCTCCGAAAACATGACGCTGCGGCTGGCTGGCAAATTCAGGTCAATGGACGATATCCGCGAACTGGTGGTTGCAACGCCAAAAACAGCAGGAGGTATCAGCGGGAGCCCGGTGCGGGTGAAAGATGTAGCCACGGTAACCGATGGTCTGAGCGAATCGGAAAGTATCAGCCGGTATAACGGAGAAAACGGGATCGGGTTATTCATCAAAAAACAGACGGACGCCAATGCCGTAGAGATCAGCAGGCTGGTCAAATTAAAATTAGAGACAATTGAAAAAGCCAACGCAAAGGACAAAGTTAATTTTGCCATTGCCTATGACAGCAGCATTTTCACCCTCGAATCCGTTGACGCCGTCACGCATGACCTGTTCATTGCCATTTTGCTGGTAGGAGCCGTCATGCTCTTGTTCCTGCATAGTTTCCGCAATGCTTTCATTGTGATGGTTTCGGTACCTGCGTCACTCATCTCGGCCTTCCTCTTCATGTATGTGATGGGATATACCCTCAATCTGATGACCTTGCTGGCCCTTTCGCTGGTGATCGGTATATTGGTGGATGACTCCATTGTAGTACTTGAAAACATTCAGCGACACCTCGAAATGGGTAAAAACCGCTGGCAGGCGACACTGGACGGCATGAGCGAAATCGGTTTTGCGGCTGTAGCCATTACGCTGGTAATTGTGGTAGTATTTGTTCCGATCACTTTCGTCAATTCAGTAATCGGTGATTTGCTCCGTCAGTTTTCATTAACAGTGGCCTTTGCAACGATGGTCAGTCTGGTGGCAAGCTTTACGCTTACGCCCTGGATGACCTCCCGGCTGGCAAAACTTGAACACCTTAACCCGAAAAATCCTTTCCAGGCATTTTTGTTGTGGTTTGAAAAGATGCTCAACAACCTCACCAAGTGGTACCATGGCAGCCTGGAATGGGTATTAACCCATAAACTTGCTTTTACAGGTATCCTGGCCGCCATCTTTGTTGCCACCGGATTTGTAATGAGCCTCGGCATTATAGGCCAGCAGTTTGTGGCACAGGGCGATCAGGGGAAATTTCTGCTTACCATGAAACTCGACAAGAGCGCCTCCCTTCAGCACAATAATTTAACAGCAAGAAGCATTGAAGACTATCTGCGCCGGAAGCCCGAGGTAAAAACGATCTTCGCAAACGTCGGCGGGGCAAGTACCGGCCTTAACAGTTCGGGACAAGGACAAACAAACCGCACAGAACTTACGGTAGAACTCCTCCCGGCGGAAAACCGGCCAAACCACCTGCCCACGGAGCAATATATGATTGCGTTGCGGAAAGAGCTGGAAAAGAAATTTGTGGCTATCGAATTCAACTCCGCTGTGGTGGGTATAGTAAATTCCGGCACCTCCCCCATCGAAATATTCCTGGCAGGCGACAATCTGGAAAAACTGCTGGAAGCGGCCCAGGACCTTGGGAACCGGATCAGCAAAACACCGGGTGCAAATGACGTGAACGTCAGTGTTGAAGCCGGAAATCCGGAAGTGGAAGTCAATATAGACCGGGAGAAAATGGCGAAACTCGGCCTCAGTATCCAGACCGTCGGCGCTACACTCCAGAATGCATTTGCAGGAAACGACGACTCCAAATTTCGTGACGGCAGCGAGGATTATGATATCCGCATCATGTTGGATGCTTTTGACCGGAAAGATCCTGAAGATGTGAAAAGTATCAACTTTTTCAGTCCTGCTGCCAACCGTTCCGTGCGTCTTTCGGAGTTTGCCGATGTAAGCCTGAGCACCGGTCCATCCATGCTGGAACGCAAGGACCGCCGCTCTTCGGTAACTGTTACAGCCAACACACTTGGAATCGGATCTGGCACTTTAACCGCTCAGATACAGGCAGATCTTGTTAAAAATCCGCTGCCCGATGGAATAGAAATCTCATGGGGCGGAGACGCAAAAAACCAGTCGGATGGCTTTGGATCGCTGGGTATCGCCATGCTCGCAGCCCTGATATTAGTTTACTTCATCATGGTGTTGCTTTACGACAGCTTTGTGTATCCGTTTGTGGTATTATTCTCAATACCAGTTGCTGTCATCGGCGCTTTGCTGGCACTGGCTTTGTCGTCATCGGATATTGGTATTTTCTCCATGCTGGGAATGCTCATGCTGATCGGGCTGGTTGTAAAAAATGCCATTCTTATTGTTGACTTTGCCAATCAGCAGAAAGCGCTGGGCATGCACTATCGCAAGGCTATTCTATATGCCGGTGAAGAACGGCTCCGCCCTATCCTGATGACAACCATTGCGATGGTGATAGGTATGATCCCTATTGCAACAGCTACTGGTGCGGGAGCAGAATGGAAAAACTCCCTTGCATGGGTCCTTATTGGCGGACTGTCCAGCTCTATGGTGCTGACGATCTACCTTGTGCCCATGGTATACTACCTGGTAGATAAATTGGGAGAGAAATGGCGCTCATTCCGTACCCGGCCCGCACAGGTACAGGAGGCCGTTGTGGTAGAAGAAATTTAA
- a CDS encoding TetR/AcrR family transcriptional regulator — protein sequence MKCISKTSEDKIREAAKQVFLKKGFDGTTSRDIADAADTNIALTNYYFRSKEKLFLEIFRDMIELYFQETIDIFNKSISLKEKIIEVVNHQFDMMKREPDLVIFVMSEVHKEPRRLLPLHKMRRIKATKFNDQLTEMVKEGTLRPIEIDSILPLITCGIQFVFLGKNIHQEVFEKSEEQFMVFAEEFKNTVLDMVLSYLFWKK from the coding sequence ATGAAGTGTATTTCCAAAACCAGTGAAGATAAAATCCGGGAGGCAGCCAAGCAGGTTTTTCTGAAAAAGGGTTTTGACGGTACCACTTCAAGAGATATTGCGGATGCTGCTGATACTAATATTGCGCTTACCAACTATTATTTCAGGAGTAAAGAAAAGTTGTTCCTTGAGATATTCAGGGATATGATCGAATTGTACTTTCAGGAAACCATAGACATTTTTAACAAGTCTATCAGCCTGAAAGAAAAGATTATAGAAGTGGTGAATCATCAGTTTGACATGATGAAACGTGAACCGGACCTGGTTATTTTTGTCATGAGTGAAGTGCACAAGGAGCCACGCCGGTTGCTGCCGCTTCATAAAATGCGACGGATCAAGGCCACGAAGTTCAATGATCAGCTCACTGAAATGGTGAAGGAAGGTACGTTGCGTCCCATTGAAATAGATTCGATCCTGCCATTGATCACTTGTGGAATTCAGTTTGTTTTCCTGGGTAAAAACATACACCAGGAAGTGTTTGAGAAAAGCGAAGAGCAATTCATGGTCTTTGCCGAAGAATTTAAAAATACGGTACTGGATATGGTACTGAGTTACCTGTTCTGGAAAAAGTAA
- the cmoA gene encoding carboxy-S-adenosyl-L-methionine synthase CmoA, which translates to MKRSNSQEQDAVFRDEITKVSDFKFGTRVVNVFDDMVNRSVPYYGEIQRMVAELAADHALPGTSIYDLGCSTGTTLIGLNELVPQDIPFIGIDESAEMISKCDIKLKEAGLTRPYELLVDDLHQQPRIQNASVVILCLTLQFVRPLYRSKLLKNIYEGLNQGGVLILVEKVLAENSVFNRDFIKYYYDYKRRRDYSELEISQKREALENVLIPYKLSENVELLHESGFTHCETFFKWYNFSGIIATKQ; encoded by the coding sequence ATGAAAAGATCCAATAGTCAGGAGCAGGACGCTGTTTTCAGAGACGAGATCACCAAAGTTTCAGATTTTAAATTCGGAACCAGGGTTGTCAATGTTTTTGACGACATGGTGAACCGTTCTGTCCCCTACTACGGCGAAATCCAGCGCATGGTTGCGGAACTGGCTGCCGACCACGCATTGCCCGGCACAAGTATTTACGATCTGGGCTGTTCTACGGGCACAACCTTAATTGGCCTTAACGAGCTCGTTCCACAGGATATCCCCTTTATCGGTATTGATGAATCGGCAGAAATGATCAGCAAATGCGACATAAAACTGAAGGAAGCCGGTCTTACCCGTCCGTACGAGCTGCTCGTCGACGATCTCCATCAACAGCCCCGCATTCAAAATGCCTCCGTAGTAATACTTTGTCTGACACTCCAGTTTGTGCGCCCGCTGTACCGCAGCAAACTGCTCAAAAATATTTATGAAGGGTTAAACCAGGGAGGTGTATTGATACTCGTAGAAAAGGTACTGGCGGAAAACAGCGTTTTTAACCGGGACTTCATCAAATACTATTACGACTACAAACGCCGCCGGGATTACAGCGAGCTGGAGATATCACAGAAACGCGAGGCCCTGGAAAATGTTCTAATCCCTTACAAATTATCTGAAAATGTAGAACTCCTCCATGAATCCGGTTTTACCCACTGCGAAACGTTTTTCAAGTGGTACAATTTTTCAGGAATAATCGCTACCAAACAATGA
- a CDS encoding methyltransferase family protein, with translation MIAIGNFFFRYRNNLFIFLYLLLFAPSPALFTAAGWGENYYLIPIILGLLITISGEAIRAATIGLAYIIRGGRDKKVYAEKLVTEGIFRHGRNPLYVGNIMMLLGAGILSNSLLYVGLVIPFFLFIYQAIVLAEENFLRNKFGAEFDNYCQKVNRWWFSFDGISDTLAGMRFNYKRWILKEYNTLLVWLVGITALLLFKYPELTYNAPNRNWLFGAIVILLGLAYGYVRYLKKSGKMTEILS, from the coding sequence ATGATCGCCATCGGAAACTTCTTCTTTCGTTACAGGAATAATTTATTCATCTTCCTATATCTGCTTCTTTTTGCTCCTTCACCTGCCCTGTTTACAGCTGCCGGGTGGGGAGAAAATTATTATTTAATCCCGATCATCCTCGGACTGCTGATCACCATTTCCGGAGAGGCCATCAGGGCAGCCACCATCGGGCTGGCCTATATCATCCGCGGTGGTCGCGATAAGAAAGTATATGCCGAAAAGCTGGTGACCGAGGGCATTTTCCGGCATGGCCGTAACCCGCTGTATGTGGGTAATATAATGATGCTGCTCGGAGCCGGAATACTTTCCAATTCGCTACTGTATGTTGGGCTGGTCATACCGTTTTTCTTGTTTATCTATCAGGCCATTGTGCTGGCAGAAGAGAATTTTCTTCGCAATAAATTTGGTGCTGAGTTTGATAATTACTGCCAGAAAGTGAACCGCTGGTGGTTCAGCTTCGATGGAATTTCAGATACCCTGGCCGGAATGCGGTTCAATTACAAAAGATGGATCCTGAAAGAGTACAATACCCTGCTGGTGTGGCTGGTGGGTATCACTGCCTTGCTGCTGTTCAAATATCCGGAATTAACATATAACGCGCCCAACCGAAACTGGCTATTTGGCGCCATAGTAATCCTGCTGGGGCTGGCCTACGGCTACGTCAGGTACCTCAAAAAATCGGGAAAAATGACCGAGATTTTATCGTAA
- a CDS encoding ATP-grasp domain-containing protein, whose protein sequence is MEHLEILAVSRNKKYSPNHIGNDEAIFSLTLAELQKMGCKIQLYDEDEFLAQEQNGSQHIMTMARQKQVVKKLQSLEYRGAKVVNSGFSIENSYRINMHKALEYYNIPVPRSLVVSTFYNDAGVFDGFPFQQFWVKRGDFHAMHREDVTFVSSRQEGHEILREYGLRDIQEALVSEHLTGDLVKFYGVRSSGFFYWFYPFENKHHKYTDYENINGQASHYVFDTEKLKVIANAAAIAVGVEVYGGDAIVDKDGNFKIIDLNDWPSFAPCREEAAPYIASAVFNRFTENTREPIRHKLPQNNVW, encoded by the coding sequence ATGGAACATTTAGAAATACTGGCGGTGAGCCGCAATAAAAAATACTCTCCCAATCATATTGGGAACGACGAGGCGATATTCTCTTTGACGCTGGCAGAATTACAGAAAATGGGCTGCAAAATCCAGCTTTACGATGAGGACGAATTCCTTGCTCAGGAACAGAACGGATCTCAGCATATCATGACCATGGCCCGCCAGAAACAGGTCGTAAAAAAATTGCAGTCATTGGAATACCGTGGGGCAAAAGTTGTCAACTCGGGCTTTAGTATCGAAAATTCGTATCGGATCAACATGCACAAAGCACTGGAATATTACAATATTCCAGTGCCCCGTAGCCTGGTGGTCTCCACATTTTACAACGATGCCGGGGTTTTTGACGGTTTCCCGTTCCAGCAGTTCTGGGTGAAGAGGGGTGATTTCCACGCCATGCACCGGGAGGATGTAACATTTGTAAGTTCAAGGCAGGAAGGGCATGAGATCCTGCGGGAATATGGTTTGCGTGATATCCAGGAGGCGTTGGTTTCCGAACATCTGACCGGGGATCTCGTCAAGTTTTACGGTGTGCGCAGCTCGGGATTTTTTTACTGGTTTTATCCCTTCGAAAATAAACACCACAAATATACCGACTACGAGAATATCAACGGACAGGCTTCTCATTATGTATTTGATACTGAAAAACTGAAAGTAATAGCCAATGCAGCCGCAATAGCGGTGGGTGTGGAAGTTTACGGCGGCGATGCGATTGTGGACAAAGACGGCAATTTCAAAATCATTGACCTGAATGACTGGCCTAGCTTTGCCCCCTGCCGGGAAGAAGCCGCACCCTATATTGCCTCCGCTGTTTTCAACAGATTCACCGAAAACACAAGGGAACCTATCAGACATAAACTGCCCCAGAACAATGTCTGGTAA
- a CDS encoding efflux RND transporter periplasmic adaptor subunit — protein sequence MKRAFIFIALLATIGLTAAKLLNNKEKTEAKVYRPDPDQRIGVKTATVEKRNLSQESGFLGSFSPNRQAQISPLAGGQLVRLLIQEGQYVQAGQLVAKLDDEQLHYQVEALQVTLEGYQNDLRRYEVLVKGDAVAAVNLERTALNIRATQAQIKQLNKQIQNTNVTAPFSGIITEKLVEKGSVVSIGTPIAEITDIAVLKLVVDVPEKSINHFHPGQSIAVKTDVYPDHNFAGKVSLISSKGDAAHNYPVEIMVQNSKNNPLRAGMYGSVTNSNQVKGEGLSVPRQAIIGSAKNPQLFVIENGKAILKDVSVGTTNNEYYEITKGLKEGDKVVTSGQINLQNGTAVLAQ from the coding sequence ATGAAACGCGCATTCATTTTCATTGCACTACTGGCTACGATAGGCCTAACTGCAGCCAAATTATTAAACAATAAAGAAAAAACGGAGGCCAAAGTATACCGCCCCGACCCCGACCAAAGGATAGGTGTAAAAACGGCCACAGTCGAAAAACGCAACCTTTCTCAGGAAAGCGGCTTCCTGGGCTCCTTCTCTCCCAACCGCCAGGCGCAGATCAGCCCGCTCGCAGGTGGACAACTGGTTCGGTTGCTTATTCAGGAAGGACAGTACGTACAGGCCGGACAGCTTGTTGCCAAGCTGGACGACGAACAGCTTCACTATCAGGTAGAAGCGCTGCAGGTTACGCTGGAAGGTTATCAGAATGACCTGAGACGTTATGAGGTACTCGTTAAAGGCGACGCCGTAGCCGCAGTGAATCTGGAGAGAACCGCGCTGAATATCCGGGCAACGCAGGCGCAGATCAAGCAATTGAACAAGCAGATTCAGAACACCAATGTTACCGCCCCTTTTTCCGGGATCATCACGGAGAAACTTGTTGAGAAAGGTTCAGTGGTTTCTATAGGTACTCCTATTGCGGAGATTACCGACATTGCCGTTCTGAAACTCGTGGTGGATGTACCCGAAAAATCAATCAATCACTTTCATCCAGGGCAGTCGATCGCGGTTAAAACAGACGTTTATCCGGATCATAACTTTGCAGGCAAGGTTTCACTGATCAGCTCAAAAGGGGATGCTGCCCACAACTATCCGGTAGAAATCATGGTGCAGAACTCCAAAAATAACCCGCTCCGCGCAGGCATGTACGGGTCTGTTACCAATTCCAACCAGGTGAAGGGCGAGGGGCTATCGGTGCCACGACAGGCCATTATAGGTTCAGCTAAAAATCCTCAGCTTTTTGTGATCGAAAATGGAAAAGCAATTCTTAAAGATGTGTCAGTGGGTACTACCAACAATGAGTACTACGAAATTACCAAAGGACTGAAGGAAGGAGACAAAGTGGTAACCAGCGGGCAGATCAACCTGCAGAACGGAACGGCTGTTCTTGCCCAGTAA